In one Lolium rigidum isolate FL_2022 chromosome 3, APGP_CSIRO_Lrig_0.1, whole genome shotgun sequence genomic region, the following are encoded:
- the LOC124696091 gene encoding uncharacterized protein LOC124696091, producing MDASIVKMITSFSVENKEAVDRAPSCGSLGGCLKFNTLRCPDKVIVPLQDVGLWLEKINLGGYRQAFEENGVNGEYLESLSTFTTEQILRFIRRCHMKWGDFITLCKELRRIKVACLKGEQEVRRPWWAPPCLSIVFVRVAKRNRQSRVVSLKLEP from the exons ATGGACGCCTCCATCGTGAAGATGATCACCTCATTCTcggtggagaacaaggaagcggTGGATAGGGcgccgtcgtgtggaag CTTGGGTGGTTGCCTCAAATTCAATACTCTTCGTTGCCCTGATAAAGTAATTGTTCCCTTGCAGGATGTGGGGTTGTGGTTAGAGAAGATAAACCTTGGTGGCTATcgccaagcatttgaagaaaaTGGTGTCAACGGAGAGTATCTGGAAAGCCTCTCCACATTTACTACAGAGCAGATTCTGCGATTTATCAGACGGTGTCACATGAAATGGGGAGATTTTATCACGCTTTGTAAAGAGTTGAGGCGCATTAAAG TTGCCTGCCTGAAAGGGGAGCAGGAAGTCCGCAGGCCATGGTGGGCGCCACCATGCCTGTCAATCGTATTCGTGAGGGTGGCCAAGCGGAACCGGCAGTCCCGAGTCGTCTCCCTGAAGCTAGAACCTTAG